Proteins co-encoded in one Dyella humicola genomic window:
- a CDS encoding DUF4097 family beta strand repeat-containing protein: MKTARIIPLLLSLSIGQALADTPINLSHDATSTVHVSIGNVKGAVTVTAWDRDQVQVGGHLGEGAKPLTIEGSNSDLTIKVQSQGKSGWLNWNSDTSMGGTTLDVRVPKGASLDVDVVSAPISIDGIDGGKIKINAVSGKARVNARTPSAEMETVSGNIELAGHADRVSLQTVSGDILAPSVGNNAELQTVSGRIRVSGGPWQKLNLSTVSGDVQLAGGLAASGTLDVDSMSGDVQLQIPANTSAAIHANTFSGDLRSDFGTVKKAEHGPGSALQTTLGSGSGKIAIETFSGDLRIRQQD; encoded by the coding sequence ATGAAAACCGCACGCATCATTCCACTCCTGCTCAGCCTGTCGATCGGCCAGGCGCTGGCCGATACGCCCATCAACCTCAGCCATGACGCCACCTCTACCGTTCACGTCAGCATCGGCAACGTTAAGGGGGCGGTTACCGTCACTGCATGGGACCGCGACCAGGTGCAGGTCGGCGGCCATCTTGGCGAGGGTGCCAAGCCGCTGACCATCGAAGGCAGCAACAGCGACCTGACGATCAAGGTGCAATCGCAGGGCAAATCCGGCTGGCTCAACTGGAACAGCGATACGTCGATGGGCGGCACCACGCTCGACGTGCGCGTGCCCAAGGGAGCCTCGCTGGACGTTGACGTAGTGAGCGCGCCGATCAGCATCGACGGCATCGATGGCGGCAAGATCAAGATCAATGCCGTCAGCGGCAAGGCGCGCGTGAATGCCCGCACGCCCTCCGCCGAGATGGAGACTGTCAGCGGCAATATTGAACTGGCCGGCCACGCGGATCGCGTCTCTTTGCAAACGGTCAGCGGCGACATCCTCGCGCCCAGCGTAGGCAATAACGCGGAACTACAAACCGTGTCAGGCCGCATCCGCGTCAGCGGCGGCCCGTGGCAGAAGCTCAACCTCAGCACGGTTTCCGGCGATGTCCAGCTCGCTGGCGGCCTCGCTGCGAGTGGCACGCTGGACGTCGACAGCATGAGTGGCGACGTGCAGCTGCAGATACCCGCCAATACCTCGGCGGCCATTCACGCCAACACGTTCAGCGGCGACCTGCGCAGTGATTTCGGTACGGTGAAGAAAGCGGAACACGGACCCGGCAGTGCGCTCCAGACCACCCTCGGCTCGGGCAGCGGCAAGATCGCCATCGAGACCTTCAGCGGCGACCTGCGCATCCGTCAGCAAGATTGA
- a CDS encoding glycosyltransferase family 2 protein yields MPRLTVVVPAHNEVAVLEAFHARLGRVLAELPLDSHVLYVDDGSTDATWRLIEELLARDPRVGAIKLSRNFGKEAALTAGLDHVDADAVVVIDADLQDPPELIPSLVERWHAGFDVVYATRTARAGETGFKRLTAAMFYRGMERLSDTPIPRDTGDFRLLSRRALEALRQLRERQRFMKGLFAWIGYRQTAVHYLRESRQAGTTKWNYWRLLQLAMEGVTSFSTAPLRLATWVGLLSSLLAFLYGLWVFGKAALLGDPVQGYPSLMVAILFLGGVQLLALGVIGEYLGRNYAESKQRPLYFIEEQRAPRAK; encoded by the coding sequence ATGCCCCGCCTAACCGTCGTTGTGCCTGCCCACAATGAAGTCGCCGTACTGGAAGCCTTCCACGCCAGGCTCGGACGCGTGCTTGCGGAGCTGCCGCTGGATAGCCACGTGCTGTACGTCGACGATGGAAGCACCGACGCGACCTGGCGACTGATCGAAGAGCTGCTGGCCCGCGACCCGCGCGTCGGGGCTATCAAACTTTCCCGCAACTTCGGCAAGGAGGCGGCGCTTACGGCGGGTCTCGACCACGTGGATGCGGACGCCGTGGTGGTGATCGACGCGGACCTGCAAGACCCGCCGGAACTGATTCCCTCGCTGGTGGAACGGTGGCATGCAGGCTTCGACGTGGTCTATGCCACCCGCACCGCCCGCGCCGGCGAAACCGGTTTCAAACGCCTCACCGCGGCGATGTTCTACCGCGGCATGGAGCGTCTGTCGGATACGCCGATCCCGCGCGACACCGGCGACTTTCGCCTGCTGTCGCGCCGGGCACTGGAGGCGCTGCGCCAGCTGCGTGAGCGCCAGCGCTTCATGAAGGGGCTGTTCGCCTGGATTGGCTATCGGCAAACCGCCGTGCACTACCTGCGCGAGTCGCGCCAGGCCGGCACGACCAAGTGGAATTACTGGCGACTGCTGCAGCTGGCCATGGAGGGTGTGACTTCGTTCTCCACCGCGCCACTGCGGCTGGCCACCTGGGTGGGCCTGTTGTCATCGCTGCTGGCGTTTCTCTATGGGCTGTGGGTGTTCGGCAAGGCCGCCTTGCTCGGCGACCCCGTACAGGGCTACCCGTCCTTGATGGTAGCGATCCTGTTCCTGGGTGGCGTGCAGTTGCTGGCGCTGGGCGTCATCGGCGAGTACCTCGGACGCAACTACGCGGAGAGCAAGCAGCGACCCCTGTATTTCATCGAAGAACAGCGAGCCCCACGGGCGAAATGA
- the mtgA gene encoding monofunctional biosynthetic peptidoglycan transglycosylase translates to MTPRRPFLARLLRSLMIIVVSWLALSWLAVLALRFVPPWTSAVMMERRLGALIHGETGFQLRHRWVPWSQVSTYVPLAMVAGEDQKFPFHHGFDFDSIENAMDAADEGKRLRGASTISQQTAKNLFLWNGRSFVRKGLEAYFTVLLELTWPKQRILEVYMNIAELGNGIYGVGAASDAFFHQPPSRLSAAQAARLAAVLPNPRLLHADNPSAYVQRRANWIQQQMAQLGGPDYLQSRRPPRVQRQR, encoded by the coding sequence ATGACGCCACGACGCCCGTTCCTTGCCCGCCTGCTGCGTTCTCTCATGATCATTGTCGTGTCCTGGCTGGCGCTGAGCTGGCTGGCGGTGCTGGCGCTGCGCTTCGTGCCGCCATGGACCTCGGCGGTCATGATGGAGCGCCGACTTGGCGCGCTTATCCACGGCGAGACTGGCTTCCAACTGCGCCATCGCTGGGTGCCCTGGTCGCAGGTGTCGACCTATGTACCTCTGGCGATGGTGGCCGGGGAGGATCAGAAGTTTCCGTTCCACCATGGGTTTGATTTTGACTCCATCGAGAACGCCATGGACGCGGCCGACGAGGGCAAGCGCCTGCGTGGCGCCAGCACGATCAGCCAGCAGACGGCGAAGAACCTGTTCCTATGGAATGGCCGCAGTTTCGTGCGCAAGGGACTGGAAGCGTATTTCACGGTGCTGCTCGAGCTGACCTGGCCCAAGCAGCGCATTCTCGAGGTTTATATGAACATCGCCGAGCTGGGCAATGGGATCTACGGCGTCGGCGCAGCCAGCGATGCGTTCTTCCACCAGCCGCCATCTCGCCTCAGCGCGGCCCAGGCGGCTCGGCTGGCGGCGGTGCTGCCCAATCCCCGTCTATTGCATGCCGACAACCCCAGCGCCTACGTGCAAAGGCGCGCCAACTGGATCCAGCAGCAGATGGCTCAGCTTGGAGGCCCGGACTATCTGCAGAGCCGCCGGCCGCCGCGCGTGCAACGCCAACGTTGA
- a CDS encoding RNA polymerase sigma factor produces MPPAPAADPSDKDDVHAAAAGDRQAFQRLYRLHVGRVYGAVYRLAGYDHARAEDLTQDAFVRAWQKLAGFRHESAFGTWLYRLAVNVALMDIRARSADPVSVMDEDTIPDHGETPFCAAEREELERAIGKLPPRARAVLVLHDIEGWRHEDIGAELGMAVGSSKAQLHRARGLLRKILGERS; encoded by the coding sequence ATGCCGCCTGCACCCGCCGCGGATCCTTCCGACAAGGATGACGTGCACGCGGCTGCCGCGGGTGACCGGCAGGCTTTTCAGCGGCTTTATCGCCTGCACGTGGGTCGCGTGTACGGCGCCGTCTACCGACTCGCCGGTTATGACCACGCCCGCGCGGAAGACCTCACCCAGGACGCTTTCGTACGCGCCTGGCAGAAACTCGCCGGCTTTCGCCATGAAAGCGCGTTCGGAACCTGGCTCTATCGGCTGGCGGTCAACGTTGCGCTGATGGATATCCGTGCACGTAGCGCGGATCCGGTCAGTGTAATGGACGAGGATACGATCCCCGATCATGGTGAAACGCCGTTCTGCGCGGCGGAACGCGAAGAGCTGGAGCGGGCCATCGGCAAGCTGCCGCCACGCGCGCGTGCGGTGCTGGTGTTGCATGACATTGAAGGCTGGCGGCACGAGGACATCGGTGCCGAGCTTGGTATGGCGGTCGGCTCGTCAAAAGCGCAATTGCATCGCGCACGCGGCCTGCTGCGCAAGATCTTGGGAGAACGCTCATGA
- a CDS encoding GMC family oxidoreductase, translating to MTYDYIIVGAGSAGCVLAHRLSAYAGKRVLLLEAGPSDWHPLIHMPAGIARLANHRRLNWNYRTEPEPQLLNRCLWWPRGKTLGGSSSINAMCYVRGVPGDYDAWARVTGDARWSWPQVLPWFLKSEDNGRGASPLHAAGGPLGVNDLRYHNPLSAAFIEAAASAGHARNDDFNGPRQEGFGLYQVTQRGGARCSTATGFLQPVRQRENLEVRTKAAVARVVVRNGRAVGVQLQGGTALLEAGEVILAGGAINTPQLLMLSGLGPADHLREHGIAVVADLPELGANLQDHLDICTLDGSTQRITYDHLNELAAGWRFLRHRDGPGSSNVAEAGGFVRSRLATDERCDLQFHFVPALLDDHGRHRLPGYGYTVHACYLHPRSRGRLRLRSANPAHPIAIHANYLSDPEGHDLQRMIEAARLSRDILAQAAFTPYRGATVFPERALSTDAEYTDFIRRKAETIYHPAGSCRMGNDADAPLDSELRVRGVDGLRVVDASVMPSLPSGNTNAPVIMIAERASALILNETLQR from the coding sequence GTGACTTACGACTACATCATCGTGGGTGCCGGCTCGGCGGGCTGCGTGCTGGCCCATCGGCTTAGTGCATACGCAGGCAAGCGCGTGCTGTTGCTCGAGGCTGGCCCCAGCGACTGGCATCCGCTGATCCACATGCCGGCGGGCATTGCGCGCCTTGCCAACCATCGTCGACTCAACTGGAACTATCGCACCGAGCCGGAACCACAGTTACTCAACCGCTGTTTGTGGTGGCCGCGCGGCAAGACGCTCGGCGGCTCCAGTTCGATCAATGCGATGTGCTACGTGCGCGGGGTTCCCGGCGATTACGACGCTTGGGCGCGCGTAACCGGCGATGCGCGCTGGTCGTGGCCGCAGGTGCTGCCCTGGTTTCTGAAGAGCGAAGACAACGGCCGCGGCGCCAGCCCGTTGCACGCCGCCGGCGGCCCTCTCGGGGTCAACGATCTGCGCTATCACAACCCGTTGTCGGCAGCCTTTATTGAAGCGGCGGCGAGCGCCGGCCATGCGCGCAACGACGACTTCAACGGTCCACGGCAGGAGGGCTTTGGTCTCTATCAGGTCACCCAGCGCGGTGGCGCCCGCTGCTCCACCGCTACGGGTTTTCTGCAGCCCGTGCGGCAGCGGGAGAACCTGGAGGTGCGCACGAAGGCCGCCGTCGCCCGCGTCGTCGTCCGCAACGGCCGCGCCGTTGGCGTGCAGCTGCAGGGCGGGACGGCGTTGCTTGAGGCGGGCGAAGTGATCCTTGCCGGTGGCGCGATCAATACACCGCAGCTGTTGATGCTCTCGGGCCTGGGCCCCGCCGATCATCTGCGCGAGCACGGCATCGCCGTGGTGGCCGATCTGCCCGAGCTAGGCGCCAACCTGCAGGACCATCTGGATATCTGCACGCTCGACGGCAGCACCCAGCGCATCACTTACGACCATCTCAACGAACTCGCGGCGGGTTGGCGCTTCCTGCGCCATCGCGATGGGCCGGGCAGCTCCAACGTGGCCGAGGCCGGAGGTTTCGTACGTAGCCGCCTGGCCACGGACGAGCGCTGCGACCTGCAGTTCCATTTCGTGCCCGCGCTGCTCGACGATCACGGCCGTCATCGACTGCCCGGTTACGGTTACACGGTGCACGCCTGCTATCTGCATCCACGCAGCCGCGGTCGCTTGCGCCTGCGTTCGGCCAACCCGGCGCACCCCATCGCCATCCACGCGAACTATCTCAGCGATCCGGAAGGTCACGATCTGCAGCGGATGATTGAGGCCGCACGTCTCTCTCGCGACATCCTGGCCCAGGCGGCTTTTACGCCTTACCGCGGTGCAACCGTATTTCCCGAGCGGGCGCTAAGTACCGATGCCGAATACACCGATTTCATTCGCCGCAAGGCGGAGACGATTTACCACCCGGCCGGCAGCTGCCGCATGGGCAACGATGCCGACGCACCGCTGGACAGCGAGCTGCGTGTGCGCGGTGTGGATGGCCTGCGCGTGGTGGATGCCTCGGTGATGCCAAGCCTGCCCAGCGGCAACACCAATGCGCCCGTCATCATGATCGCCGAGCGCGCCAGTGCCTTGATCCTGAACGAAACTTTGCAGAGATAG
- a CDS encoding CBS domain-containing protein, whose protein sequence is MRQVKHLLAGKGNDIFSIAPDAPVLDAIKHMAERRVGALLVMRGERLVGILSERDYARKVILQGRSSAQTAVSEIMSSPPLTVGPDTDVFDCMRLCTDSRIRHLPVVSGEQVIGVISIGDLVKEVIDAQAEQIEQLQRYITS, encoded by the coding sequence ATGCGTCAAGTCAAGCATTTGCTGGCAGGCAAGGGCAACGACATCTTCAGCATCGCGCCGGATGCACCTGTGCTCGATGCGATCAAGCACATGGCGGAACGCCGCGTCGGCGCGCTGCTGGTGATGCGAGGCGAGCGACTGGTTGGCATCCTTTCCGAGCGCGACTATGCCCGCAAGGTGATCCTGCAGGGTCGGTCCTCCGCCCAGACGGCCGTGTCGGAGATCATGAGCAGTCCACCGCTCACGGTAGGCCCGGATACCGATGTGTTCGACTGCATGCGCCTTTGCACCGACAGCCGCATTCGCCACTTGCCGGTGGTCAGTGGTGAGCAGGTGATCGGCGTAATTTCGATCGGCGATCTGGTAAAGGAAGTGATCGACGCCCAGGCCGAACAGATCGAGCAGTTGCAGCGCTATATCACCAGCTAG
- a CDS encoding NTP/NDP exchange transporter: MNTPRPAAANEGLASTLSAIAFFFVMTAYYIIRPVRDQLSGAVGSQSLPLFYGSVFAVMLLLTPVFGALVAHFPRRRLLGWTYSFFIACLLAFVPAFMAQDRLGARQLGVVFFVWVSVFNLFVVSLFWSFMADIFHSVQARRVFPLIALGGMAGAIFGPLVTKLLVQTIGVAPLLTVSAAALLAALALLLALSSRLDCRAPMQRDEVIGGSLWAGIKELWTRPFLRYMAILMVLGDGIGTLAYALMADYTKIHLPDKIARTSFYNDLDLAANVLGVILQLTFTRWMLIRRGTTWGLVVPSLVNLALLGALVMLGHGNVALLGFAVPMLSVTLVGSRGFAYGMTKPAVDALYTRVPRETRYKGKNFVETAIWRFGDVVVTSGVTLLGKFGVAVGGMAAIGAGVSALATWVAARAGRSPDLLPEQQDVPANAGQARPAEA, from the coding sequence GTGAATACCCCTCGACCCGCCGCAGCGAACGAAGGCCTCGCCTCGACCCTGTCGGCCATAGCCTTCTTCTTCGTGATGACGGCTTACTACATCATCCGGCCGGTGCGAGACCAGCTCAGTGGCGCCGTCGGCTCGCAGTCCCTGCCCTTGTTCTACGGCAGCGTGTTCGCTGTGATGTTACTGCTGACGCCGGTGTTCGGCGCGTTGGTGGCGCATTTTCCACGCAGGCGCCTGCTTGGCTGGACGTACAGTTTTTTCATCGCCTGCCTGCTCGCTTTCGTGCCCGCCTTTATGGCGCAGGACCGCCTTGGCGCACGCCAGTTGGGTGTGGTGTTCTTCGTCTGGGTCAGCGTGTTCAACCTGTTCGTGGTGTCGCTGTTCTGGAGCTTCATGGCCGACATCTTCCACAGCGTGCAGGCGCGTCGTGTGTTTCCGTTGATCGCGCTGGGTGGCATGGCGGGCGCCATCTTCGGACCGCTGGTGACCAAGCTGCTGGTGCAAACGATCGGCGTGGCGCCGTTGCTGACGGTGTCGGCGGCCGCTCTGCTGGCCGCTCTGGCGTTGCTGCTGGCGCTTTCATCGCGCCTTGATTGCCGCGCACCGATGCAGCGCGATGAAGTCATCGGCGGTTCGCTCTGGGCCGGCATCAAGGAACTGTGGACGCGGCCTTTCCTGCGTTACATGGCGATCCTGATGGTCCTGGGCGATGGCATCGGCACGCTGGCCTACGCTTTGATGGCGGACTACACCAAGATCCATTTGCCAGACAAGATCGCACGCACGTCCTTCTACAACGATCTGGATCTGGCGGCGAATGTGCTCGGTGTGATCCTGCAGCTCACGTTCACCCGCTGGATGCTGATTCGCCGGGGCACGACGTGGGGGCTGGTGGTGCCGTCGCTGGTCAATCTGGCGTTGCTCGGCGCCTTGGTGATGCTTGGCCACGGCAACGTTGCCTTGCTTGGTTTCGCCGTGCCGATGCTATCGGTGACGCTGGTCGGCTCGCGCGGTTTTGCCTATGGCATGACCAAGCCGGCGGTGGATGCGCTGTATACGCGGGTGCCGCGAGAGACGCGCTACAAGGGCAAGAATTTCGTCGAGACGGCGATCTGGCGTTTCGGCGATGTCGTGGTCACCAGCGGGGTGACCTTGCTGGGCAAGTTCGGTGTGGCCGTGGGTGGCATGGCGGCGATCGGTGCGGGAGTCTCCGCACTGGCCACCTGGGTGGCCGCGCGCGCAGGCCGCTCGCCAGACCTGCTGCCGGAGCAGCAGGATGTGCCGGCGAATGCGGGGCAGGCGCGACCGGCCGAAGCTTGA
- a CDS encoding Hsp33 family molecular chaperone HslO: METVLVEDVLHRFMLERAGVRGVLVRLGPAWREIAGRAEYPAALRSVLGQAMAASALLTGNIKLEGALSVELKSGGPLRMLFAECTDQGRLRGLARWNDPLPEMLDLAALPKAIMAITIGHAERGQRYQGLVDLQHPNLSSALENYFSQSEQLPARIVLAADGEHAVGLMLQKLPGEGGHDAVEDEDAWTRIQHLTATLGDKELLSTAPEQLLYRLYHEESVRLFEPRPLAFGCSCTRERVEAMLRALGRDEVEATLEDREGEIEVICEFCAQRYTFDRIDAEHLLSVSPAASAPTTAQ; encoded by the coding sequence GTGGAAACCGTGCTTGTCGAAGATGTGCTGCACCGCTTCATGCTTGAACGCGCTGGCGTGCGCGGCGTGCTGGTCCGGCTGGGGCCAGCATGGCGCGAGATAGCGGGGCGTGCGGAGTACCCGGCCGCCTTGCGCTCGGTGCTGGGGCAGGCCATGGCCGCGAGCGCGCTGCTCACCGGCAACATCAAGCTGGAGGGTGCGCTATCGGTCGAGCTGAAGAGCGGCGGTCCGTTACGCATGCTGTTCGCCGAATGCACCGACCAGGGGCGTCTGCGTGGTCTGGCTCGCTGGAACGATCCGTTGCCCGAGATGTTGGATCTGGCCGCGCTGCCCAAGGCCATCATGGCCATTACCATCGGTCATGCTGAACGGGGCCAGCGCTACCAGGGCCTGGTTGATCTGCAGCATCCGAACCTGTCCTCGGCGCTGGAGAACTATTTCAGCCAGTCCGAGCAACTGCCCGCGCGCATCGTGTTGGCCGCCGATGGCGAGCATGCCGTAGGCCTGATGCTGCAGAAGCTGCCCGGCGAGGGTGGTCACGATGCGGTGGAGGATGAAGATGCCTGGACGCGCATCCAGCATCTCACCGCCACCTTAGGTGACAAGGAGTTGTTGAGCACGGCGCCAGAACAGCTGCTGTACCGGCTCTATCACGAGGAATCGGTGCGTCTGTTCGAGCCACGTCCGCTGGCCTTCGGCTGCAGCTGTACGCGCGAGCGGGTAGAGGCGATGCTGCGTGCGCTGGGACGCGATGAGGTTGAAGCGACACTGGAAGATCGCGAAGGTGAGATCGAGGTGATCTGCGAGTTTTGCGCACAGCGCTATACGTTCGACCGCATCGACGCCGAGCATCTGCTCAGCGTGAGTCCCGCGGCGAGCGCGCCGACCACGGCGCAGTAG
- a CDS encoding bifunctional diguanylate cyclase/phosphodiesterase encodes MTSASTSNTLVPWPADGNVAAMHAAVERLFRASDAASVLEICEAMLGELGIGGRLHWRLIGDEPSSSGGAAQLDLAEDPQGLRTLVLELPDVVTPEWLYDHLAWLGRLSASRLRQLAETSRLYEAISRLALAERLQRALYAIADQASGEHNMTEMMHSLHAILGSLMYAENFYIALYDAATDSVRFPYYVDTMDREPPSPDESVPLQEMRHSLTWNLLQCGQAIMGSVAELTQQFQGRFVLLGPVCEHWLGVPLLRDGRVVGGIVMQSYREDTHYTQHDRELLSYVAKHVQTALERREAHEELERRVSSRTAALREANRVLRQQVLQRQRGERLQAALFRIAELANASESLDNFYAAVHRVIGGLLYARNFYIALLDEEQKTLSFPYSVDEFDTIRLPRAHGRGVTEYVLRHAKPLLADPEEFERLSRMGELTHRGSRSVCWLGVPLVWGDRAMGVLAVQSYSPEHTYDVRDQELLTFVGYHVANALQRKHTTESLKQAYASLERRVTERTRALALANRDLREQIAERERVERRLKYETLHDSLTGLPNRTLLLQRMEQALQRYHSDTQELFAILFIDLDRFKVINDSVGHLVGDDLLFQVGGRIRACLKTRDVVARLGGDEFAVLAEGITDPKMALLIAERIIDELQTPFRLGAKEIFTSASIGIALPSPHYQRPEELLRDADAAMYRAKDEGRHRAAIFDDRLRREALSLLEMEGDLRRALSRNEFVPFYQPIVELQSGRTVGYEALLRWRHPDRGLLTPGDFLAVAEESGCAESIDWQIFEQVCAQAEALAGPDGFVSINVSGRHFRSPDLDRSLLDLIASHQLPPHCLRIEVTERALLENAIQVKRMLDNLRSHGVSIALDDFGTGYSSLSYLHQYPIETLKIDRSFIVELPREGGHGTAVVRAIQALADSLQMQVIAEGIEEEEQRDALLRIGCRYGQGFLFATPKMAEVWLQREHHFALP; translated from the coding sequence ATGACTTCGGCTTCCACCAGCAACACACTCGTGCCCTGGCCCGCGGACGGTAACGTCGCGGCCATGCACGCGGCCGTGGAGCGGTTGTTCCGCGCCAGCGATGCCGCCAGCGTGCTCGAGATTTGCGAGGCCATGCTGGGTGAACTCGGCATCGGCGGGCGTCTGCATTGGCGCCTGATCGGTGACGAGCCTTCCAGCAGTGGCGGCGCCGCCCAGCTTGACCTGGCCGAAGATCCGCAGGGGCTGCGCACCCTGGTGCTGGAGTTGCCCGATGTTGTCACGCCGGAGTGGCTTTACGATCATCTGGCCTGGCTCGGCCGACTGTCTGCGTCGCGACTGCGCCAGCTGGCCGAAACGTCGCGACTGTATGAGGCCATTTCACGACTCGCGCTAGCCGAGCGGCTGCAGCGCGCGCTCTACGCCATCGCCGACCAGGCGAGCGGCGAGCACAACATGACCGAGATGATGCATTCGTTGCACGCGATTCTCGGCAGCCTCATGTATGCGGAAAACTTCTACATCGCGCTGTACGACGCGGCCACGGACAGCGTGCGCTTCCCGTACTACGTCGACACCATGGACAGGGAGCCGCCCTCGCCCGACGAGAGCGTGCCACTGCAGGAAATGCGTCACAGCCTCACCTGGAACCTGTTGCAGTGCGGCCAGGCGATTATGGGTTCGGTCGCCGAACTGACCCAGCAGTTCCAGGGCCGATTTGTGCTGTTGGGCCCGGTGTGCGAGCACTGGCTGGGCGTACCGCTGCTGCGCGATGGTCGCGTGGTGGGTGGCATCGTGATGCAAAGCTATCGCGAGGACACGCATTACACCCAGCACGACCGCGAACTGCTCAGCTACGTCGCCAAGCATGTGCAGACCGCGCTGGAGCGGCGCGAAGCACATGAAGAGCTGGAACGGCGCGTCTCCAGCCGTACGGCTGCGCTGCGCGAGGCCAATCGGGTCCTGCGCCAGCAGGTGCTGCAGCGTCAGCGTGGCGAGCGGCTGCAAGCGGCGTTGTTCCGCATTGCGGAACTGGCCAATGCCTCCGAAAGCCTGGACAACTTCTACGCCGCGGTGCATCGCGTGATCGGCGGCCTGCTGTATGCGCGCAATTTCTACATCGCGCTGCTGGATGAAGAGCAGAAAACGCTCAGTTTCCCCTACTCCGTGGACGAATTCGACACCATTCGCCTGCCGCGTGCCCACGGCCGCGGCGTGACCGAGTACGTGCTGCGCCACGCCAAGCCGCTGCTGGCCGACCCGGAGGAATTCGAACGCCTTTCGCGCATGGGTGAACTCACCCATCGGGGCTCGCGTTCGGTCTGCTGGCTTGGCGTGCCCTTGGTCTGGGGTGACCGCGCCATGGGCGTACTGGCCGTGCAGAGCTATTCGCCTGAGCATACGTACGATGTGCGTGACCAGGAATTGCTGACCTTCGTGGGCTACCACGTGGCCAATGCCCTGCAACGCAAGCACACCACGGAATCGCTGAAGCAGGCCTATGCCAGCCTCGAGCGCCGGGTGACCGAGCGCACTCGCGCGCTCGCGCTGGCCAATCGCGACCTGCGCGAGCAGATCGCCGAGCGCGAGCGGGTCGAGCGCCGCCTGAAGTACGAAACGCTGCACGACTCGCTGACCGGCCTGCCTAACCGCACCCTCCTGCTCCAACGCATGGAACAGGCGCTGCAGCGCTACCACAGCGATACGCAGGAACTCTTCGCCATACTCTTTATCGACCTGGACCGCTTCAAGGTCATCAACGACTCGGTGGGCCATCTGGTCGGCGACGACCTCCTGTTCCAGGTGGGTGGGCGCATTCGCGCCTGCCTGAAAACGCGAGACGTGGTGGCGCGCCTGGGCGGTGACGAATTCGCCGTGCTGGCCGAAGGCATCACCGATCCGAAGATGGCGCTACTGATTGCCGAGCGCATCATTGACGAGTTGCAGACGCCGTTCCGTCTCGGCGCAAAGGAGATCTTCACGTCGGCCTCGATCGGCATCGCCCTGCCCAGCCCGCATTACCAGCGCCCGGAAGAGCTGCTGCGTGACGCCGATGCCGCCATGTACCGCGCTAAGGACGAGGGCCGCCACCGTGCGGCGATATTCGATGATCGTCTGCGCCGAGAGGCACTATCCCTGCTGGAGATGGAGGGTGACCTTCGTCGCGCCTTGAGTCGCAACGAGTTCGTGCCGTTCTACCAGCCGATCGTGGAGCTCCAGAGCGGTCGCACGGTGGGCTACGAGGCCCTGCTCCGCTGGCGCCATCCCGACCGCGGCCTGCTCACGCCAGGAGACTTCCTGGCCGTGGCCGAAGAGAGCGGCTGCGCGGAAAGTATCGACTGGCAGATTTTCGAACAGGTGTGCGCGCAGGCCGAGGCGCTGGCGGGCCCCGATGGATTTGTCAGCATCAACGTCTCGGGCCGCCACTTCCGCTCACCGGACCTGGACCGCAGCCTGCTGGACCTGATCGCATCCCACCAGTTGCCACCGCACTGTCTGCGCATCGAAGTGACCGAACGCGCGCTGCTGGAGAACGCCATCCAGGTGAAGCGCATGCTCGACAACCTGCGCTCGCACGGCGTCAGCATCGCGCTGGACGATTTCGGCACCGGCTATTCATCGCTGAGTTATTTGCACCAATACCCAATCGAAACACTGAAGATCGACCGCTCGTTCATCGTGGAACTGCCGCGCGAGGGCGGACACGGCACGGCCGTGGTGCGCGCGATCCAAGCGCTGGCCGATTCGCTGCAGATGCAGGTGATTGCCGAGGGCATCGAGGAAGAAGAGCAGCGCGATGCCTTGTTGCGCATCGGCTGCCGCTATGGCCAGGGCTTCCTGTTCGCCACACCCAAGATGGCCGAGGTATGGCTGCAGCGCGAGCATCACTTCGCGCTGCCCTAG